One stretch of Weissella koreensis KACC 15510 DNA includes these proteins:
- a CDS encoding MerR family transcriptional regulator — translation MTRTRQLRQDLAILPMGVVSQLTGLSARQIRYYDQQNLINPERGSGKQRRYSLNQIERLMEIADYLDAGYSIADIHAVDQKKQKKAATLDQDAVRRSLQAEFIQIGRFGTSQRRDIS, via the coding sequence ATGACACGAACACGGCAGTTAAGGCAAGATTTAGCAATTCTACCGATGGGGGTAGTTTCGCAATTAACTGGATTAAGTGCGCGACAAATCCGTTACTATGATCAGCAAAATTTAATTAATCCGGAGCGTGGATCTGGTAAACAACGTCGTTATTCGTTGAATCAGATTGAACGATTAATGGAAATTGCGGATTATTTAGATGCTGGTTATTCAATTGCTGATATTCACGCTGTTGATCAAAAGAAGCAAAAAAAAGCTGCTACTCTCGATCAAGATGCAGTTCGTCGGTCATTACAAGCCGAATTTATTCAAATTGGTCGTTTTGGAACAAGCCAAAGAAGGGATATATCATGA
- the glnA gene encoding type I glutamate--ammonia ligase: MTKHKYSKNEIKEIIAKENVQFLRLQFTDVFGTIKNVEVPVSQVDKVLNNKMMFDGSSIDGFVRIEESDMYLYPDLDTFMIFPWATDENGGKVARLIADIYTVDHQLFAGDPRSNLKRVLKDMQKRGFKEFNLGTEPEFFLFKMDENGEPTMKLNDHGGYFDLAPLDLGENTRREIVLEMEKMGFEVEAAHHEVAPGQHEVDFKYSDALDAADNIQTFKIIVKTIARKHGLYATFLPKPVTGINGNGMHVNMSLFNENGNIFYNESDELQLSEEAYQFMGGILEHAASFTAITNPTVNSYKRLTPGFEAPVYVAWSASNRSPMVRIPAARGNSTRLELRSVDPTANPYTAFAAILTAGLDGLDRELTPNHAVDQNIYLMDENERKRAGITNLPDTLLAALDQFEEDETMVDALGKNMANTFVAAKRVEYASYRQHVSQWEIDTYIQQY, encoded by the coding sequence ATGACAAAACATAAGTATTCAAAGAATGAAATTAAAGAGATTATTGCAAAAGAAAATGTACAATTTTTGCGGCTTCAATTTACGGACGTTTTTGGAACCATTAAAAATGTCGAGGTACCAGTATCACAGGTGGATAAAGTACTGAATAATAAGATGATGTTTGATGGTTCATCTATTGATGGTTTTGTTCGAATTGAAGAGTCTGATATGTATTTGTATCCTGACCTAGATACCTTCATGATTTTTCCTTGGGCAACCGATGAAAACGGGGGTAAAGTTGCTCGTTTAATCGCAGATATTTATACAGTTGATCATCAACTTTTCGCGGGAGATCCACGTAGTAATTTGAAGCGTGTCTTGAAAGATATGCAAAAACGAGGATTTAAAGAATTCAATTTGGGTACTGAGCCAGAATTTTTCTTATTTAAAATGGATGAAAATGGTGAGCCAACCATGAAATTAAATGATCATGGGGGGTATTTTGATTTGGCTCCATTGGATTTGGGTGAAAATACTCGACGTGAGATTGTTTTGGAAATGGAAAAGATGGGCTTTGAAGTTGAAGCAGCGCATCATGAAGTCGCTCCTGGACAACATGAAGTTGACTTTAAATATTCAGATGCTTTAGATGCGGCTGACAACATTCAAACTTTTAAGATTATTGTTAAAACGATTGCACGTAAACATGGTTTATATGCAACTTTCTTGCCTAAACCGGTAACAGGCATTAACGGGAATGGAATGCATGTTAATATGTCGCTTTTCAATGAAAATGGTAACATTTTTTATAATGAAAGTGATGAATTACAATTATCAGAAGAAGCTTATCAATTCATGGGCGGAATTTTGGAACATGCAGCCTCATTTACGGCTATTACAAATCCAACAGTAAACTCATATAAGCGTTTGACACCTGGTTTTGAGGCTCCTGTTTATGTAGCTTGGTCGGCTTCTAATCGTTCGCCAATGGTTCGAATTCCAGCAGCGCGTGGAAATTCAACCCGTTTAGAGTTGCGTTCAGTTGATCCGACTGCCAATCCGTACACTGCGTTTGCAGCTATTTTAACTGCTGGTTTAGATGGACTTGATCGCGAATTAACACCAAATCATGCGGTGGATCAAAATATTTATCTAATGGATGAAAACGAGCGGAAAAGGGCAGGAATTACTAATTTGCCAGATACACTATTGGCAGCATTAGATCAATTCGAAGAAGACGAAACCATGGTAGATGCTTTGGGAAAAAATATGGCTAATACTTTTGTTGCTGCTAAACGAGTTGAATATGCTTCATATCGGCAACATGTGTCACAGTGGGAAATTGATACGTATATTCAACAATATTAA
- a CDS encoding DMT family transporter, which translates to MSNQTKGLIFAIAGPVFWGLNSIAVKVLLELGINSQWFATFRLLTAGALILIFAGLRRPKQILAPFKTPRSLIQLLIFSIVGMFSIQYAYVMAIHFGNAATATVLQFTNPIMIVIFLALMKRRFPRQQDVISIILAVIGTFLLATHGQIGNLAMSKLALLWGLIAAVATVFYTLLPQELIDNFGAVSISGWAMLIAGIFSNFLHPVWQNVPQFTPKIISLLAFSIILGTAFAYLIFIQSLTLITPTTASTLGAVEPLIATILSVTLFHINFGWIDFIGAILIISTVFLQAFQPKEKRSKFDTKQIK; encoded by the coding sequence ATGTCGAACCAAACAAAAGGATTAATTTTTGCCATTGCCGGCCCTGTCTTTTGGGGCTTAAACAGTATTGCTGTCAAAGTATTATTAGAACTAGGGATTAATTCCCAATGGTTTGCTACTTTTAGATTATTAACCGCAGGCGCCCTAATTCTTATTTTTGCTGGCTTAAGAAGACCAAAGCAAATTTTAGCACCTTTTAAAACACCCCGTAGTTTGATTCAGTTATTAATTTTTTCAATTGTGGGTATGTTTTCAATTCAGTATGCTTATGTTATGGCTATCCATTTTGGAAATGCTGCTACGGCAACCGTCTTACAGTTCACTAACCCCATCATGATTGTTATTTTCTTAGCATTAATGAAACGCCGTTTTCCTCGGCAACAAGATGTCATTTCAATTATCTTAGCCGTAATTGGAACCTTTTTACTAGCTACCCACGGTCAAATCGGGAATTTAGCTATGTCAAAGCTTGCCCTTCTTTGGGGCTTGATTGCTGCTGTTGCGACCGTCTTTTATACTTTATTACCACAAGAGTTAATTGATAACTTTGGGGCTGTTTCGATTTCTGGTTGGGCCATGTTAATTGCCGGAATCTTTTCTAATTTTCTACATCCAGTTTGGCAAAATGTGCCTCAATTTACACCTAAAATAATTAGTTTATTAGCTTTCTCAATTATTTTAGGAACAGCCTTTGCTTATCTCATCTTCATACAAAGTTTGACCCTTATTACACCAACAACTGCTAGTACCTTGGGAGCCGTTGAACCACTAATTGCTACCATTTTAAGTGTGACCCTCTTCCATATTAACTTTGGTTGGATTGACTTTATTGGAGCAATTTTAATTATTAGTACTGTGTTCTTACAAGCTTTTCAACCAAAAGAAAAACGTTCTAAATTTGACACTAAACAAATAAAATAA
- a CDS encoding QueT transporter family protein gives MKLRNKWSAREIALMSIVAGLYVAVTWLVAPFAYGQIQLRLSEGFNHLAIFNKRYIIAVTIGVFIANLTSPLGIVDVIFGTLGTLVMTSLSYWATKKVDQIWMKLTISIVIDTIMMWSVAVEQYWIFKLPFWLSYGWLAAGELCSLVIGAILIYFLQKRIDLSI, from the coding sequence ATGAAGTTAAGAAATAAGTGGTCTGCTCGAGAAATAGCTTTGATGAGTATTGTGGCTGGACTGTATGTAGCGGTGACCTGGTTGGTAGCTCCTTTTGCTTATGGGCAAATTCAGTTACGTTTATCAGAGGGATTTAATCATTTGGCAATATTCAATAAACGCTATATTATTGCTGTTACCATTGGTGTCTTTATTGCTAATTTGACTTCACCATTAGGAATTGTGGATGTTATTTTTGGGACATTGGGAACCTTAGTGATGACCAGTTTATCATATTGGGCAACCAAAAAAGTTGACCAAATATGGATGAAGTTGACCATAAGTATTGTCATTGACACGATTATGATGTGGTCGGTTGCTGTAGAACAATATTGGATTTTTAAACTACCTTTTTGGTTAAGCTATGGTTGGTTAGCGGCAGGTGAGCTTTGCTCATTAGTTATTGGTGCTATCTTAATTTATTTTTTACAAAAAAGAATCGATTTGTCAATTTAG
- a CDS encoding 3-oxoacyl-ACP reductase codes for MISQDYQNQIVFITGGASGIGLAQVQTYLDLGARVWVLDRHLVPIQHDNLITFQVDLGDVRAVTAWLKETDLSQIDIFLSTAGVLDAFTPALDTNYEAIQQLMAINVNAAVQITLPILAGMVKRQRGTIVYMTSIAGQVAGGGGAAYTMSKHALVGWMKQLALDYADKNIHINGIAPGAVNTPMNAADFAGDGAMAKEVAAQTPIHRWSQAQEVADLTLYLTSPEARYVQGQVFTIDGGWTIK; via the coding sequence ATGATTTCTCAAGATTATCAAAACCAAATTGTGTTTATTACTGGTGGCGCTTCTGGAATTGGGCTAGCTCAAGTACAAACCTATCTGGATTTAGGAGCACGCGTATGGGTGTTGGATCGACACTTAGTTCCCATTCAGCATGATAATTTAATTACATTCCAAGTTGATTTGGGGGATGTACGGGCGGTAACGGCTTGGCTGAAAGAAACCGATTTAAGTCAAATTGATATTTTTTTAAGTACAGCAGGGGTACTAGATGCTTTCACACCAGCATTAGATACTAATTATGAAGCGATTCAACAATTGATGGCAATTAATGTGAATGCAGCAGTGCAAATTACTCTACCGATTTTAGCCGGAATGGTTAAACGGCAGCGAGGTACTATTGTTTATATGACTTCAATTGCGGGTCAAGTGGCTGGTGGTGGTGGCGCAGCTTATACCATGTCCAAACATGCATTGGTTGGCTGGATGAAACAGTTGGCTTTGGATTATGCAGATAAAAACATTCATATTAATGGAATTGCTCCTGGGGCAGTGAATACGCCTATGAATGCGGCTGATTTCGCTGGTGATGGTGCCATGGCCAAAGAAGTTGCAGCTCAAACGCCGATACATCGATGGTCTCAGGCTCAGGAAGTCGCTGATTTAACACTCTATTTGACTAGCCCTGAAGCACGGTATGTTCAGGGACAAGTTTTTACGATTGATGGCGGATGGACGATTAAATAA
- a CDS encoding ATP-binding cassette domain-containing protein, whose product MIKINKIQKLNEQGILFRSEKLLAQMGDKIGIVGPNGAGKSTLLKMILGIDEEYSGQVSVQGLIGYVPQMMTELDDESGGEAVWRRIREALVQRPDILILDEPTANLDEAHQNKLIQQLRRFRGLLLVVSHDAYFLQEITNQIWSFDQQMITPYHLNYVDYQVQKEQQFNQATQDYNRESRKKKKLLFEAQKQVQAGDRVKRNNNTLKGDTVQAQLTGNAKYLRQKAGQLGQGERPKTAKKLKLNNALIARPTQILARLTDTDVFDPAGQILLESISLVIKGTDKINLQGPNGSGKTTLIQSILRDAGRHQKTQVGYFDQKIDQLDPHKDILWNVMKNSVEPVQVARDFLGAFGIRREMVERDVATLSGGERVRVSLVATLLTQANLLVLDEPTNFLDLPALAALKQFLYDFDGAVLLVSHDQKFMTDLAWPSWQIEGRKLNLIVENI is encoded by the coding sequence ATGATAAAAATAAATAAAATACAAAAATTAAATGAGCAAGGAATTCTGTTCAGGTCTGAAAAATTATTAGCTCAAATGGGTGATAAAATCGGTATTGTTGGGCCGAATGGGGCTGGTAAAAGTACTTTATTAAAAATGATTTTAGGAATTGATGAGGAATATAGTGGTCAAGTTAGTGTTCAAGGCTTAATTGGTTATGTGCCACAAATGATGACTGAATTAGACGATGAAAGTGGTGGTGAGGCTGTTTGGCGCCGAATTAGAGAAGCGCTGGTTCAACGCCCTGATATTTTGATTCTGGATGAGCCAACTGCTAATTTAGACGAAGCACATCAAAATAAATTAATACAACAATTACGACGTTTCCGTGGATTGCTCTTAGTTGTATCACATGATGCTTATTTTTTACAAGAAATAACCAATCAGATTTGGTCATTTGACCAACAGATGATCACTCCGTACCATTTGAATTATGTAGATTACCAAGTACAAAAAGAACAACAATTTAATCAGGCAACCCAGGATTATAATCGAGAAAGTCGTAAGAAGAAGAAACTATTATTTGAAGCCCAAAAACAAGTTCAAGCCGGTGATCGAGTTAAGCGAAATAATAATACTTTGAAGGGAGATACCGTTCAAGCACAATTAACGGGAAACGCTAAATATTTACGGCAAAAGGCGGGTCAATTAGGCCAAGGTGAGCGACCTAAAACGGCTAAAAAATTAAAATTAAATAATGCTTTGATAGCAAGGCCTACCCAAATTTTAGCACGGTTGACTGACACTGATGTTTTTGATCCCGCAGGACAAATTTTACTGGAAAGCATTTCATTAGTGATTAAGGGGACAGATAAAATTAATTTACAGGGTCCTAATGGATCAGGTAAAACCACGTTAATTCAATCGATTCTACGTGATGCTGGCCGTCATCAAAAAACTCAGGTGGGCTATTTCGATCAAAAGATTGATCAATTGGATCCACATAAAGATATTCTGTGGAATGTAATGAAGAATTCGGTTGAACCGGTTCAAGTTGCCCGTGATTTTTTAGGTGCATTTGGAATTCGTCGAGAAATGGTGGAGCGTGATGTTGCGACATTGAGTGGGGGAGAACGGGTCCGAGTTAGTTTGGTTGCTACTTTATTGACACAGGCTAATTTGTTAGTTTTAGATGAACCGACTAACTTCTTGGATTTGCCAGCTTTAGCAGCCTTGAAACAATTTTTATACGACTTTGATGGGGCGGTCTTACTAGTGTCTCATGATCAAAAATTTATGACAGATTTAGCTTGGCCAAGTTGGCAAATTGAAGGGCGTAAGTTAAATTTGATTGTAGAAAACATTTAG
- the ispE gene encoding 4-(cytidine 5'-diphospho)-2-C-methyl-D-erythritol kinase: MEVLERAYAKLNICLDTPFVHADGLQEWDMLMVSIDLADTVTIKTTDCHHDILVESTSGLLPVNERNLAYQAAELMQSLANVDEGVEIHIQKRIPIAAGLGGGSSDAAAVMRALNRLWNLNLSEAELAKLGLKIDADVPYCIYSRPSRVTGRGEIVEPLKKRMPPIYFVIAKPAVSVSTPKLLRTVKYDKLEHGDMQELMNAVAQSSYPQLVKRMFNVLEPVSARQFPEIIRIREKMLQFGADVAQMSGTGPTVFGMTQKASRAKHIYNGLKGFVGETYITGLAK; this comes from the coding sequence ATGGAAGTCTTAGAGCGTGCGTATGCAAAACTAAATATTTGTTTGGATACGCCCTTTGTACATGCTGATGGCTTGCAAGAGTGGGACATGTTAATGGTTTCAATTGATTTAGCCGATACGGTAACAATTAAGACAACTGATTGTCATCATGATATTTTAGTTGAGTCAACATCGGGATTATTACCAGTAAATGAGAGAAATTTAGCATACCAAGCAGCTGAGTTAATGCAGAGCTTGGCAAATGTTGATGAAGGTGTGGAAATCCATATTCAGAAGCGGATCCCAATCGCAGCAGGATTAGGCGGCGGTTCTTCAGATGCTGCAGCAGTTATGCGGGCTTTAAATCGTTTGTGGAATTTAAATTTATCGGAAGCGGAATTAGCTAAGCTGGGCTTAAAAATTGACGCTGATGTGCCTTATTGTATTTATTCACGGCCTTCTCGAGTGACGGGACGGGGTGAAATTGTGGAGCCATTGAAAAAAAGAATGCCACCAATTTATTTTGTGATTGCTAAACCAGCAGTGAGTGTCTCAACGCCTAAATTATTAAGGACTGTAAAATATGATAAATTAGAGCATGGTGATATGCAGGAATTAATGAATGCAGTAGCTCAATCATCATACCCACAATTGGTGAAACGAATGTTTAATGTTTTAGAACCGGTCTCTGCACGACAGTTTCCAGAAATTATCCGAATCCGGGAGAAAATGCTCCAATTTGGTGCAGATGTGGCTCAAATGTCTGGAACGGGACCAACTGTTTTTGGAATGACTCAAAAAGCAAGTCGGGCGAAACACATTTATAATGGGCTAAAGGGATTTGTCGGTGAAACGTATATTACCGGTTTAGCAAAATAA
- the nagA gene encoding N-acetylglucosamine-6-phosphate deacetylase, with product MSQVIINAKIYSGTGANPIVPNGFIRFDEKIKMVAAMKQYQAEPGDQVVDAQGAVIVPGFIDVHTHGAYGFDTMDGDATEIVQMVRDEITEGITSVFPTTMTQSVENIDNSMRAIKIAAEEEPAIQGVHLEGPFVNPHYKGAQPEQYIIAPSVELVQKWNELSGNRVRLITYAPEKADDLTVFENYLHTNNIIGSVGHSDATREFLQNNSKVKHVTHLYNAQRPLKHRDPGVTGHALLDEDMYAEMIVDGFHIAPDMVNLAFKLKGSHRIDLITDSMRAKGLQEGISELGGQKVWVKDGQARLEDGTLAGSVLQFKHAFLNMIKFTGATVEEAVRMASVNQATEFGLLDRKGTLEVGKDADFNLFDGKLTQLETTYSLGRKFTPQDAVIKK from the coding sequence ATGAGTCAAGTCATAATTAATGCAAAAATTTATTCTGGAACGGGTGCTAATCCGATAGTTCCAAATGGTTTTATTCGCTTTGATGAAAAAATTAAGATGGTTGCTGCAATGAAACAATATCAAGCTGAGCCCGGTGATCAGGTGGTTGATGCCCAGGGAGCAGTAATAGTCCCCGGTTTTATTGATGTTCATACGCATGGAGCATATGGTTTTGATACGATGGATGGAGACGCCACAGAAATTGTCCAGATGGTGCGCGATGAAATTACTGAAGGAATTACTTCTGTCTTCCCAACGACAATGACGCAGAGTGTTGAAAATATTGATAATTCAATGCGAGCAATCAAAATTGCTGCGGAAGAAGAACCAGCTATTCAAGGGGTTCATCTTGAAGGACCTTTTGTTAATCCTCATTATAAAGGAGCCCAACCAGAACAATATATTATTGCACCTAGTGTCGAATTAGTTCAAAAATGGAATGAATTATCAGGAAATCGAGTGCGTTTAATTACTTATGCACCCGAGAAGGCCGATGATTTAACGGTCTTTGAAAATTATCTGCATACTAATAATATTATTGGTTCTGTTGGTCATTCTGATGCTACTCGTGAATTCTTACAAAATAATTCTAAAGTGAAGCATGTAACGCATCTTTATAATGCGCAACGACCACTTAAGCACCGTGATCCAGGTGTCACAGGTCATGCATTATTGGATGAAGATATGTATGCTGAAATGATTGTTGATGGTTTCCATATTGCTCCTGATATGGTTAACTTGGCTTTTAAATTGAAGGGGTCACATCGAATTGACTTAATTACCGATTCAATGCGAGCTAAAGGATTGCAAGAAGGTATATCTGAATTAGGTGGTCAAAAAGTCTGGGTCAAAGATGGGCAAGCTCGATTAGAAGACGGCACATTAGCAGGATCAGTGTTACAATTTAAACATGCCTTTTTGAATATGATTAAATTCACCGGTGCAACGGTTGAAGAAGCTGTACGAATGGCTTCTGTTAATCAAGCAACGGAGTTTGGATTGTTAGATCGAAAAGGAACATTAGAGGTCGGGAAGGACGCCGACTTCAATTTATTTGATGGCAAATTAACTCAATTAGAGACAACTTATAGTCTCGGCCGCAAATTTACACCACAGGATGCAGTCATTAAGAAATAG
- a CDS encoding GntR family transcriptional regulator encodes MTEPIYVQIHDEIKEAIDAGRWSAGERIPSERELSIQFNVSRMTLRQSIMLLVDEGYLERRIGSGTFVATKRVQENLDSASSFTEMMDAAGKKASSQVINYKVGLPTALEAEKLEISTDTSVIRMERVRYGDDEPIAFEVAIVPQKLLVGIDEDEITKSLYQALISNGLIVNKAKRILTAAAVNERVARLLAMNSGDPVLVLTQVTTDDQGSPFEFVRTQYAGNRYEIQL; translated from the coding sequence ATGACAGAACCAATTTATGTTCAAATTCATGATGAGATTAAAGAAGCAATCGATGCTGGTCGCTGGTCGGCTGGTGAACGGATTCCGTCTGAAAGAGAATTATCAATACAATTTAATGTATCGCGAATGACGCTACGTCAATCAATTATGTTATTAGTTGATGAAGGTTATTTGGAGCGACGGATTGGTTCGGGAACATTTGTGGCAACTAAGCGCGTACAAGAAAATCTTGATAGTGCTTCTTCATTTACAGAAATGATGGATGCTGCTGGTAAAAAAGCATCATCGCAAGTGATTAATTATAAAGTTGGGTTACCAACAGCCCTAGAAGCTGAAAAATTAGAAATAAGCACAGATACTAGTGTTATTAGAATGGAACGAGTTCGATATGGGGATGATGAGCCGATTGCGTTTGAAGTGGCCATTGTGCCACAAAAATTATTAGTTGGGATTGATGAAGATGAGATCACAAAATCTTTATATCAAGCTTTAATTAGTAATGGTCTAATTGTAAATAAGGCGAAAAGAATTTTAACGGCAGCGGCCGTAAATGAACGAGTGGCCCGGCTCTTGGCCATGAATAGCGGCGATCCTGTTTTAGTACTAACGCAGGTTACTACTGATGACCAAGGGTCACCATTTGAATTTGTACGAACACAATACGCGGGAAATCGCTATGAAATTCAGTTATAA
- the rpsD gene encoding 30S ribosomal protein S4: MSRYTGPKYRISRRLGVSLSGTGKEIARRNYAPGDHGQGRRSKLSDYGTQLREKQKVRFTYGLTERQFHNLFNKAGQIRNGVHGTNFLILLETRLDNIVYRMGLATTRQQARQLVNHGHILVDGKRVDIPSYEVKVGQEISIREKSQKNVYILAAVESQFGHLPFVEFNKETLKGSLTRLPEREELDGDFNEALIVEYYNKLG, encoded by the coding sequence ATGTCACGTTATACTGGTCCTAAGTACCGTATCTCACGTCGTTTGGGTGTTTCTTTATCAGGAACTGGTAAAGAAATTGCTCGCCGTAACTATGCACCTGGAGACCACGGTCAAGGGCGTCGCTCAAAGCTTTCTGATTACGGAACACAATTGCGTGAAAAGCAAAAGGTTCGTTTCACTTATGGTTTGACAGAACGTCAATTCCACAACTTGTTCAACAAGGCTGGTCAAATCCGTAACGGAGTTCACGGAACTAACTTCTTGATCTTGTTGGAGACTCGTTTGGACAATATCGTTTACCGTATGGGCTTGGCAACTACACGTCAACAAGCACGTCAATTGGTTAACCACGGTCACATCTTAGTTGATGGAAAGCGTGTTGATATTCCTTCATACGAAGTTAAGGTTGGACAAGAAATCTCAATTCGCGAAAAGTCACAAAAGAATGTCTACATTTTGGCAGCGGTTGAATCACAATTCGGTCACCTACCATTCGTAGAATTCAATAAAGAAACTTTGAAGGGTTCTTTGACACGTTTGCCAGAACGTGAAGAACTTGATGGTGACTTTAACGAAGCTCTTATCGTTGAATACTACAACAAGTTGGGATAA
- a CDS encoding DUF998 domain-containing protein, whose protein sequence is MKKTIVELPDEFVQKLQLDNEQLVEMQIIDDQIIIDKNIENIRQDNKVAFRWVMATGVISALIAVINFIMQQTTTVGMTGANSLTQITIYLGGGFGTFSFLIMAIKTRNREGHLIRWYNILMITLAYGIIGIVALALVMWVISSAFAGARLDIYTMSLIIGALVGTMNYIMVITAQGLRFQQAVSVLIATLFGGIIMSMATNGSVGWWQYNFSYLGTNRVGNGWIFNFTLIFSSLILLTIVDYLFSSLGATFRQNRRLFILRLLFSITAIAVGLIGVFPNNPGWMHHVHDGIAQWLVMMVLVMIIAIRWLIPNPSWEFLVISYVMAGGLAISDIVFKKSGYLSLTAFEMVAFGFAFAWLILLLQNLRNLSYDDNPKYVVKLEIADLK, encoded by the coding sequence ATGAAAAAAACAATTGTTGAGTTACCGGATGAATTTGTCCAGAAGCTTCAACTTGATAATGAACAATTAGTTGAGATGCAAATTATTGATGATCAAATTATTATTGATAAAAATATTGAAAATATTCGTCAAGATAATAAAGTTGCCTTTCGATGGGTTATGGCCACTGGGGTTATTAGTGCATTGATTGCTGTGATTAATTTTATTATGCAACAAACTACTACAGTTGGTATGACAGGTGCTAATTCATTGACTCAAATTACTATTTATTTAGGTGGTGGATTTGGGACGTTTAGTTTTCTTATTATGGCCATTAAAACGCGAAATCGAGAAGGCCATTTAATTCGTTGGTATAATATTTTAATGATTACTTTAGCGTATGGTATTATAGGGATCGTCGCCTTGGCTTTGGTAATGTGGGTTATTTCATCAGCCTTTGCGGGTGCACGGTTAGATATTTATACAATGAGTTTAATTATTGGTGCCCTAGTGGGAACTATGAATTATATCATGGTTATTACGGCACAAGGGTTACGTTTTCAGCAGGCTGTTTCAGTTTTGATTGCAACTTTATTTGGCGGAATTATTATGTCGATGGCGACCAATGGTTCTGTAGGATGGTGGCAATATAATTTCAGTTACTTAGGAACGAACAGGGTTGGAAATGGTTGGATCTTTAATTTTACTTTGATCTTCTCATCGTTAATTTTATTAACCATTGTTGATTATTTGTTTAGTTCATTGGGAGCAACCTTCCGCCAAAATCGGCGATTATTTATTCTGCGCTTGCTCTTTTCGATTACGGCGATTGCGGTAGGCTTAATCGGGGTTTTTCCGAATAATCCGGGATGGATGCATCACGTGCATGATGGAATTGCACAATGGTTAGTGATGATGGTTTTGGTTATGATTATTGCAATTCGTTGGTTAATTCCGAATCCAAGTTGGGAATTTTTGGTGATTTCGTATGTTATGGCGGGGGGATTAGCCATTTCAGATATTGTATTTAAAAAATCTGGTTATCTATCACTAACTGCTTTTGAAATGGTAGCGTTTGGTTTTGCATTTGCATGGTTAATTTTACTTTTGCAAAATTTGCGTAATTTGAGCTATGACGATAATCCCAAGTATGTTGTGAAATTAGAAATTGCTGATTTAAAATAA